The genomic segment CAAGACGACGATCGGCGGCGCTCCACTCGTTCATTCCGATGGATGGACGCCCCCGCACAGAACGAAAGCGGATCCTTCCATGAGCACCCTTCCCCAGTTCCTCCGGACGCTCGCCCTCACGCTGGGCCTGGCCCTGCCCCTCTCCGTCTTGGCGGGCTGCGAACCCGACACCCCGGCCGAAGAAGTGGGCGAGGCGGTCGAGGACGTCCTCGATGGGCGCGACACCCCTGCAGAGAACGCCGCCGAAGCGATTGAAGACACGGCCGATGACGTGGGGCGCAGCGTCGAGCGGGCCACCGACACCGACATGAATTGACGCGCCACAGCATGGACCCCGTGGGGGGTGTTTCCGATCGCGTTGAACTGCGGCACCCTGGTGGGCAACGAACCGGAACCGCTGCGATGCGCATCACTCCCACCTACCCCGAGCTGATCTCTGCCGGCGCCGCCGAGCTGACGCTGGGTGATCGCGTCAGCGGGCTGGACCCGCTGGTGCGGCGCGCCCAGGAGGGCGACGCCGGCGCGTTCCGCGAGCTGTTCGCGCTGCACAAGGACCGCGTGGCCTCCATCGTGTTCCGCTTCCTGGGGCAGAGCTCCGACGTGGACGACGTGGTGCAGGAGGTGTTCCTGCACGTGCACCGCAGCCTGCCGCGCTTTCGCGGGGACTCGCGCTTCACCACGTGGCTCTACCGGCTGACGGCCAACGTCACCAAGATGCACCTGCGGCGCCGCGCATCGCGCCCCCGCGTGGTGGACGTGGAGGTGCCCGACCTGCCGCGCCACGCCGAGCCGCCCGAGGGACCCGACGACGCCCTCGCCCGGCAGCTGCGTGTGCGCGCGCTCTACCGGCTGCTGGAGCGCCTGTCCGAGAAGAAGCGCATGGTGCTGGTGCTGCACGACCTCGAGGGCCTCCCGGCGGCCGAGATCGCCGAGGTGGTGGAGGCCCCGATCATGACGGTGCGCACGCGCCTCTTCTATGCGCGGCGCGACCTGTACGCCATGTTCGAAGAGGAGCCCACGCTCGCGTCTCTGGTGCACGAGCTGAGCGCGCCGCTGCGCGGGCAGCCGGCCCGCCGGTCCGAGACCGTGTCGGCCGTGGCGGAGGACGAGTCATGAGCGCCCACCAGCCCAAGTGGAACGCGCTGCACGCGCTCGACCAGGGCCAGCTCTCGGCCGAGGGCGAGCGCCGGTTGCGGGCACACCTTGCGGGCTGTCCCGAGTGCACGCGGGCCTTCGCGGCCATGTCGCTCTACGCGGGCGCCAAGGCCGAGGTGCAACAGCAGCGCGTGGGCCTGGCACCCGATGCGTGGGAGCGGCTGTCGCGCGCCATCGAGCGTGACGCCGCGCAAGTGCCCGCAGGCGAGCCCGCCGAAGAGGAGGACCTGGCGAGCGCGTACGAGCGCATCAGCACCGAGGTGCGCCTCACGCCGGCGCCGCCCATCGCCGCCAACATGGCGGACCGCGTCTTGGAGCTCCGCGCGCGAGAGCACCAAGACCGCGCGTGGTCGTGGGCCGCCACGCTGGCGGCGGCCGCGTGCTTTGCGCTGGCCACCCAGCTCTTCGGGGCAGGCCATGTCGGGCACGGTGGGTCTCGGGCACCGGAGGTCGCCACCCACCACGCGGTGCCCCCGGAGACCGAGGCCAGCGCTCCCGTGGTGGAGGCTCCGGCCCTGGACATCCACGTGCGCGCCATGAGCGGCACCCCGCGCACGGACGAGACCCCGCTTCGCCTCGGCACACGCGTGCAAGAGGGTCAGCGCTGCGAGACCGGCGAGCACGACAGCGCGCACTTCAGCGTGGGCGAGAACTCGGGCTTCGCCCTGAGCGCCGAGGGCGTGGCCGTGGTCACCCGTGCGCGTCTCGACGGCGTGCTGCTCACACTGGAGCGCGGGGCCCTGAGCTCGAGCGTGGCCAGTGGCACGCCCTACAGCGTGCTCGCGCCGCCCTATGCGTTCGAGGTGCGCGGCACGCGCTTCTCCGTGGCCCGCCGCACCGATGGCGCCGTGTCCGCGCGCGTGGCCGAGGGCTCCGTGGCCGTCATGCGCGGCGGTGAGGTGCTGGCGCTGCTGGGCCCGGGCGACGAGTGGAGCTCCGCCGGCGCTGGCTTCGCGCCCGAGCCGCACGTGTGGAGCCCGCGGGCCGGTGTCACCCTGCACGTCCCCGCGCCCGAGCGGTCGCCCTTCGTGAGCTTCGAAGCCGACAGCGTGATCTGGGACGCCCACTCGGACGTGGTGCTCACGGTGCGCGAGGGTGCCTCACTGCGGCTCACCTTCTTCGACGCGCGTGGCCGCGCCACGTCCGTGGACACCCGGCCCGTGGCGGAAGGGTCCACCATCGAGGCCCCCGTGCCCTCCCGCTTGGTGCGCGGCCACTTGCCGGCCTCGGTGCTGTCCTCCGTGGTCCGCGCGCATCGTGGGGACCTCGACTTCTGCGTGTCCCGCGCCGTGCGCATGGCGGCGCGCGAGCTGGGCGAGGTGACGCTGCGCCTGACCATCACGCCGGAGGGCGTGGTCAGCGACGTGCAGCTGAGCGGACCGGGCGCCAGCCAGCCGCTGCGCGCGTGCCTGAGCGCCAAGGCGCGCACGTGGGCCTTCCCAAGGCCGGGCGGGAGCCTGCCGGTTCAGACGCAGATGCGCCTGGCGATCTCGCCGCACTGAGCCCGGGAAGTCCGTCGACGCCGAACGTAGACGTAAACGTAAACGTAGACGTACTCGTGCTCGTTGACGTGCTCGTGCTCGTGCTCGTACTCCTGTCCTGACCACCCCCCCCACCGGCTACCGAGACACTTTCGACAGCATCGACAGCATCCGCCACGGTTACTCGACCGGTTCCTCCGGCAATGCGAGAACCCGGCGCGCAATAGTTGGTCGCGTACCTCCGCGTGGCCGCGGGGAACCGTCTTGCACCAGTCTGTGGCAACGGCCGCGAACTCGATGGAGCACCGGTGCACGCCCAGCTTCTGAAAGGTGAGCATGGAGCGGTCTCGGCTTGGGGCGGCGGGAGTTGCTCTTGGTCGAGGTCGATGTCGGCGAGTACGAGCACGAGCACGAGCACGTCAACGAGCACGAGTACGGCTACGACCACGTCTACGTATGCCTGCGTCGACGCGAACGAAACCTCTACGACAACGACCGAGTCGACCGTTGACCACGTTGTCCTACATGTAGTCAGTTTCTTTACACCGGTCGCTCAACCCACGTAGCGTGCGGGCATGTCCATGCGTTCCGTCCTTCGCCGCACCAGCCAAGCGCTGGCCTGCGCGACCGCCCTCGGGAGCGGCGCGGCGCTCGCCCACCTGACTCACGCCGAGGCGCAGAGCGGCACGCGCGAGTGGGCGCCGCGGCAGCCCATCACGCTGACGTCCAGCTCGCGCAGCCGCGCGGACCGCCGCATGGAGAGCCCCTCCCAGGGCGCCACCGAGAGTGGCCAAGAGCTGCCGCTGGGCGTGGCGCCGCCGCCACCCGACCCCTTTGGAGAGCACCTGCGGGACGGCATGGTGATGACGGGCGCCACGCGTCACCGCCTGCTGCTCTTCACGTTCGACGACGGCCCGGAGCTGCGCACCACGCCCACGCTGCTGAACACGCTGGACGAGCTGGGCATCAAGGCCGTGTTCTTCGTGAACGCCACGCGCTTCGACAGCGACTCGCCGCGTGAGGTGGCCCAGGGCGAGCTGCTGAAAGAGATCCTGCGGCGCGGGCACTTCCTGGGGAACCACACCTACCATCACGTCCAGCTGACCGACCTCGACAACGAGGGCATCGCCGACGAGCTGCGCAAGAACGAGGACCACATCTTCCGCATCACCGGTGGGCGGCCCGTGCTGGTGCGGCCTCCGTACGGTGCGTTCTCGCCACGCGTGGCGCGCACGCTCTCGGAGCTGGGCTACACCAGCATGCTGTGGAACCTGGCCACCGGCGACACCATGGTGCGCACGGCCGACGACGTGGCCGCCACGTTCGAGCGCGTGCTGCGCCGCCAAGAGCGCGAGAAGGGCGAGTACGGCGGCATCGTGCTGATGCACGACACGCACGGCTGGAGCATCGAGGGCTTCCCGCGGATCGTGGCCGGGCTGCGTCAGCGCAACTGCGAGCTGCTGGCCAGCGGCGAGGAGCTGTACGACTTCGTGGACGACCCGAGCGTGTTCTACCGCTACCGCGGCGACGCTTCGACCGACACGCTGGTGCCCCCCGTGGAGCCCGACCCCACCTGGCTCGAGGCGCGCCAGGCCACGCTGCGCGAAGAGACCGCCCGGCGCTGCGGCGCCGTGGCTACGCGGGAGTGACGCTGCGCGGGATGCGCCGCGCGAGCACCCGAAAGATGGGCAGGCCGTCTTCCACCGCGCGCAGCTCGCGGTTGGAGCGCGCTCCGAAGGGGTTGGCGTCGATCAGCCCGTCGGTGCCCACCAGCTCGAACGCCGGGTGGGCCCGCAGCGTGTCCACGTAGATCTGCGAGCGGTCGGGGACGTCGGTCTGCACGAAGAACTGGCCGTCATCCACCATGAGCCGCCCGAGCGCGTCCAGCAGCTCGTCGCCCACCACGCGCCGCCGCGTGTGCCGGCGCTTCCACCACGGGTCGGGGAAGTGCACGGACACCTGCTGCACCACCGCGTGATCCGTGGTGCGCGTGAGGATCTCGCGCACGTCGCCGCACAGCACGCGCACGTGCGTGTAGCCCCGCTTCTGGCAGCGCTCCGCCACCTGGTAGGCCAGCTTGGCCTTGATCTCGCACGCCAGCAGCCGCGAGCCCGGCGCCAGCGTGGCGCGCTCGAACACGCTGTTCCCGCGCCCGAAGCCGATGTCCAGCTCGAGGGGCCCGTCGCCCGGCAGGAGCGCACCCAGCGCGAACTCGCCCTCGGGGGCGCGTGGCGCGATGTCGTCGTAGCGACGTGGCGGAGGAGTGCTCATCGGGGCGCCTCCTAGCAGCTACGGTGCCGCGCGCCTACTCGACCGCACGCTGCGCGCAGCGTTTGACAGCAGCATGCGCGGGCGGCCATCGTGCCCCGGCCGTGAGCGTTCGCCTTGCCCTCTACCCCGCCCTGTTCTGCTCGGGCGCTGCCGCGCTCGTGTACGAGTCCGTTTGGGCGCGCATGCTGCACCGCGTCTTCGGCGTGGGCGACCTGGCCATCGCCACCGTGCTGGCGTGCTTCTTCCTGGGGTTGGGCATCGGCTCGGCGCTGGGCGGGCGGCTGGCGCTGCGCGTGCGCTCACCGGCGCGGACCTACGCGCTGCTGGAGGTGGGCGTGGCGGTGTGGGCCTTCGGCTCGCTGTGGGCCCTGCCCGAGCTGCACCGCGTGTACGCCTTGGTGGGCGCCGGCCAGAGCTTCGGGCTGCTCACGCTCATCCGCTTCCTGCTGTGCCTGCCCGTGCTGCTGCCACCCACCATCGCCATGGGCGCCACGCTGCCCATCCTGGTGCGCGCTACCAGCGAGTGGGGCACCGAGCGCGCCACGGCCAACGCGTCGGCCAAGTTGGGCTGGGGCTCCGAGGCCACTTGGCTCTACGCCACCAACACGCTCGGTGCCGTCTTCGGGGCCGGGGCCAGCGGCTTCTACCTGCTGCCCGAGCTGGGCGCGCGGCTGTCGCTCGTCGCGGCGGCGCTGGCCAGCCTGGTGGCCGCGGCGATCGTCATGATTGCCCGCCGTGCGCATGCGCGCTGGACGCCCGGGCACGTGAACCTGGACCCGTTCGCGCTCGAGCACGCCACCAGCGAGCTGGCCCCCGACGACGGCTCGCTGGCCTTCTCGCTGCCCACGCGCGCCTTCGTGGCCGCCACGCTGGCCGGGGGCGCTGGCCTGGCCTCGCTCGCCAGCGAGGTGCTCTGGACACGCGTGCTGCGCACCATCGTGCAGGGCACCACGCAGGCGTTCGCGGCCATGCTGGTGAACTACCTGCTGGGCATCGGCGTGGGGGCGCTGCTGGCCGACCGGCTGGTGCGCGGTGGGCGCTCCCCGCTTCGCGTCTTCGGGCTCTGTCAGCTGGCGCTGGCGCTGCTCACGGGCTTCGCCATCGCGGCGGTGCCGCAGCTGCCGCGCCTGATCGTGATGCTGCACGGCGCGCCCGTCACCATCCCGCACGAGGTCAGCGTGCTGATGATCGTGTCGTCGCTGCTGCTGCTGCCGCTCGCGCTGGTGCTGGGCACCAGCATCCCGCTCGCGTGGCAGATGGTGCGCGACGACTCCGCGCACGCCGCAGGCCACGCGGGGCGCGTGCTGGCGTTCAACACGCTGGGGGGGCTGCTGGGGTCGCTCTTGGCGGGCTTCGTGCTGGTGCCGGCCATCGGCGTGGAGCGCGCGCTCTACCTGGTGATTGGGCTGCACGCCCTGCTCGCCTCGCTGGCCCTGGCGCTCTCGGGGACGCGCCCGCCGCGGCGCGTGTTCGGCGCGCTGGTGCCGGTGCTGGCCGTGCTGTGCATCGTGGCGCTGCGGCCCTCTCTCCAGCTGGCCTGGCTGCTGGACGCCTGGCACGACGGGAACGCCACCGCGGTGAGCGGGCCGGAGCGTGGCGAGCCCTGCCAGAACGGCACCTGCGACGGCGAGGCGGTGTGCATCGAGGGGCACTGCAACGACACGGTCCGCTTCATGCGCGAGGGCCGCAACACCACCGTCACGCTCCTCACGCGCGACGGCAGCAGCTATCGGCTGTTCAACGACGGGCGCCCGGAGTCGGGCTTCTCGCCGGGCAACCCGGGCTTCGGCAGCGAGCTGGCGCTGCTGGGGGCGCTGCCCTCGCTGCTGGCCGCGACCCCGGAGCGCGCCATGGCCATTGGCTTCGGCGGTGGGCACACCACCACCATGCTGCTGGCGGGGCCGTTCCAGCGCGTGGACGTGGTGGAGCTGGAAGAGGCGGTCATCGACGCCGCGCGCATCATGCACGCCAACTTCGACAAGCCCTTCCCGCTGGACGACGAGCGCGTCCACCCCACCTTCGACGACGCACGCGCGCAGCTGCTGCTGGCGCCCGCGGGCACCTACGACGCCGTGGTGTCGCAGCCCAGCCACCCCTGGCTGGCGGGCTCGAGCGCGCTCTACACCGAAGAGTTCTTCCGTGAGGTGCAGCACAGCCTGCGGCCGGGCGGCGTGCTGGTGCAGTGGGTGAACCTGTTCCGCATGGACATCCCCAGCCTGCGCAGCGTGGTGGCCACGTTGCTGGCCGTGTTCGACCACGTGCACTGCTACGTGGCGGAGGACTCGAGCTTCATCATGGTGGCGGGCGATGCGCCGCTGGCCTTCGGGCAGACCACCATCGACCGCCTGGACGCGAACCGCCCGCTGCAAGACACGCTCTCGGCGGTGGAGCTGGGCACGCTGGTGGAGCTGGTGAGCGTGGTGGAGCTGGACACCGCGGGCTCGCGCCGCTTCGCAGACGGAGCGCCCGTCATCCACGACGACCGGCCCACGCTGGAATTCGCGCTGGCGCGCCTCGAGTTCTACTCGGAGCTGGATGAGCTGGCCCTCGACCAGGCGCTGGTGGGCATCCCCTGGCTGAGCCGCAGCTCCATCGACGCGCTGCCGCGCACGTTGCTGCCGGATGCGTTCCTCTTCCGTGCGGAGCACGTGCGAAACCGGCGGCGGTCGCTGACACGCGCCGAGCAGTCGCTGCCCGACGCCACGCTGCACGCGTCCGACCTGCTGATGGTGCAGGGCACGCTGGCCGAGCTGCGCGGGGACCTGCGCTCTGCGCTGCGGGGCTATGCCGCCAGCCAGAACCGCGACGCCGTGGACCGGCTGGACTACCTGCGCCACGTGGAGGGCATGGACCGCGACCTCTTGCGGCACGCGCAGCGCCGGCAGGTGGCGCCCTACAACGCGAGCCACGCGCTAGCCGCGTGCCTTGGCGTGGGGGAGCCTGCGCTGTGCGACGGCGCGCTGCGAGCCGCCCAGCTGCTGCGGAGCACCGACGACGACGCGCTCGAGAGCGCCGCCCGCGCGTTCACCGAGGGAGGCTGCCCCGCGCTCTTGCTGGCCGTGGGCGCCGACGAAGAGGCGCTCGAGGAGCCGGACGCGGCCTTCCGCGCGCTCGAGTGTGCCGTCACCCAAGGCGCCCCGGCGCAGCGCGTGAGCGAGCTGGCCGAGGCCTGGACCGCCGGCCGCATCCGTGTGGCCGCCTACGAACGCAAGCTGGCCGAGGAAGCCAACGAGGGGCTGAACCTGGGCCTGGCCATGCGGCACTACGTGCACACGCTGCGCTACGATCCGCGCGACGGGGAGGCCGCGGCAGCCCTCGCGCGGCTGCTGGTGCAAGCGGGGGACACCGACCGGGCACGGGGCTTTCTGCAGCGCACCTTCGACGCCACCCGGAGCCTGAGCGAGCCGCACACGGCCGTGGAGCGGGCGGCCCGCGACCTGGGGATCACCCTCCGTTGACACCCCCATTTGGGGCGTCCCCATTTGCTTCCTCGACTTTCTTGACCTTGGCACACATCTCGCGATACCAAGGGGCACGTAATTTCACCTCGAAATACGGGGCGTTAGGAGAGCAACTGTGGCTCTGAAGATCTTGGCGGTCGACGACAGCGCGACGATGCGCACCATCATGAAGATGACCTTTGCGGGGGAAGACGCGGAGGTGCTCACCGTGACGAACGGTGACGATGCCGTCACGAAGGCCAAAGCCGCGGTCCCCGACCTCGTCTTCGCCGACGCATCCATGAGCGGAGTGGACGGCTACGAGGTGGCTCGCGCCATCCGCGCCGAGCCCTCGCTCGCCAAGACCGCCGTCATCGTGATGGCCAGCCAGCACCACCCGTACGACGACGCCAAGGGCAAGGCCTGTGGCGTGGACGACCACATCCTGAAGCCCTTCGACAGCAAGGTGGTCATCGAGAAGGCCAACGCCGTCGCTGCCGCCCGTCGCAACGCCGCCCCGTCCGTCGCCGCCGCTGCGCCCGCCCCGGTCGCTGCCGCTCCGGCCCCCGTGGCCGCCGCACCCGCTCCCGTGGCCGCCGCACCCGTCGCTGCCGCCGCCGCCCCCAAGCCGCCCGTGCCGCCCCAGCCACGCGCTGCTCAGCCCGCCGCCCCAGCCGCTCCCGTGGCCGCCGCTGCCCCCGCCCCGGTGGCCGCCGCGCCAGCCGCCGCAGCCGCCTCCGCCGTGCGCCCTCCCCGAAGCACCGTCGCCTTCGATGGCGGTGGACCCACCGCCGCTGTGGGCCACGCCGCTGGCCCCGCGCCGGCGCGCTCGCCCTCGTCCACCACGCTCACGGCCATGCCGGCCCCGGCTCCCAGCGCAGGGGCCCCGGCTGCCCGCGTGACCGCACCCAGCAGCGACCTGGCCAGCAAGCTGGCGGGCCTGGGGCTCAGCGCTGACCAGGTGGCCGGTGTGCTCGCCCTCTCCCGCGAGGTCATCGAGCAGGTGGTCTGGGAAGTGGTCCCCGAGCTGGCCGAGACGCTCATCAAGGAAGAGATCAAGCGCCTCACGGCGGAGTGATCCGGCCGCCTGGGTGGCCTTCGCCCAGGCAGGCTGCGTCCCGGCGGGTACTTGTTGACGACGCGCAGCGTCCGTCGCACAAGTCACGCCATGAGTGACGCCGAGATGCCCAAGCTGTACGTCCCCGCGAGCGCGGAGGACCGCTGGTATGCCTGGTGGGAGAAGCAGGGCTTCTTCCAGGCCAGCAACGCGCCCGAGGACACGCGCCCGACGTACACCATCGCCATCCCGCCGCCCAACGTGACGGGCACGCTGCACATGGGGCACGCGTGCCGCACCACGTTCGAGGACCTGCTCACGCGCTACGAGCGCATGCAGGGCAAGAACGCGCTGTGGATCCCGGGCACCGACCACGCCGGCATCGCCACGCAGGTGGTGGTGGAGCGCAAGCTCAAGGCCGAGGGCCTCACGCGGCACGACCTGGGCCGCGAGAAGTTCATCGAGCGCGTATGGGAGTGGCGCAAGGAGTCGGGCGACACCATCCTCGGCCAGCTGCGGAAGATGGGCGCCTCGTGTGACTGGTCGCGCACCAAGTTCACCATGGACCCCGACCTCTCGCACTCGGTGCGCGAGGCCTTCGTGCGGCTCTATGAAGAGGGCCTGATCTACCGCGGCACGCGCCTGGTGAACTGGGACGTGGTCTCGCAGACTGTGCTCTCGGACCTCGAGGTGGAGACCGAAGAGAACGTGAAGTACACGGAGGAGTTCGGCGTCTGCGAGCTCTTCGACTTCGCCTACAAGCTGGACGACGCGGACGCTGCCGCCACCGGGCGTGGCCGAGATCATCGTGTCCACCACGCGCCCCGAGACCATGCTGGGCGACACCGCGCTGGCGGTGCACCCGGAGGACGAGCGCTACACCGCGCTGCACGGCCGCTTCGTGACGCACCCCTTCGTGGCGCGCCGCATCCCCATCCTCTGCGACGCCGAGCTGGTGGACCCGGCGTTCGGCACCGGCGTGGTGAAGGTCACCCCCGCGCACGACCCGAACGACTTCGCCACGGGCAAGCGCCACGGGCTCGAAGAGATCAGCATCCTGAACAAGGACGGCACGCTCAACGAGAACGGCG from the Sandaracinaceae bacterium genome contains:
- a CDS encoding fused MFS/spermidine synthase, whose translation is MSVRLALYPALFCSGAAALVYESVWARMLHRVFGVGDLAIATVLACFFLGLGIGSALGGRLALRVRSPARTYALLEVGVAVWAFGSLWALPELHRVYALVGAGQSFGLLTLIRFLLCLPVLLPPTIAMGATLPILVRATSEWGTERATANASAKLGWGSEATWLYATNTLGAVFGAGASGFYLLPELGARLSLVAAALASLVAAAIVMIARRAHARWTPGHVNLDPFALEHATSELAPDDGSLAFSLPTRAFVAATLAGGAGLASLASEVLWTRVLRTIVQGTTQAFAAMLVNYLLGIGVGALLADRLVRGGRSPLRVFGLCQLALALLTGFAIAAVPQLPRLIVMLHGAPVTIPHEVSVLMIVSSLLLLPLALVLGTSIPLAWQMVRDDSAHAAGHAGRVLAFNTLGGLLGSLLAGFVLVPAIGVERALYLVIGLHALLASLALALSGTRPPRRVFGALVPVLAVLCIVALRPSLQLAWLLDAWHDGNATAVSGPERGEPCQNGTCDGEAVCIEGHCNDTVRFMREGRNTTVTLLTRDGSSYRLFNDGRPESGFSPGNPGFGSELALLGALPSLLAATPERAMAIGFGGGHTTTMLLAGPFQRVDVVELEEAVIDAARIMHANFDKPFPLDDERVHPTFDDARAQLLLAPAGTYDAVVSQPSHPWLAGSSALYTEEFFREVQHSLRPGGVLVQWVNLFRMDIPSLRSVVATLLAVFDHVHCYVAEDSSFIMVAGDAPLAFGQTTIDRLDANRPLQDTLSAVELGTLVELVSVVELDTAGSRRFADGAPVIHDDRPTLEFALARLEFYSELDELALDQALVGIPWLSRSSIDALPRTLLPDAFLFRAEHVRNRRRSLTRAEQSLPDATLHASDLLMVQGTLAELRGDLRSALRGYAASQNRDAVDRLDYLRHVEGMDRDLLRHAQRRQVAPYNASHALAACLGVGEPALCDGALRAAQLLRSTDDDALESAARAFTEGGCPALLLAVGADEEALEEPDAAFRALECAVTQGAPAQRVSELAEAWTAGRIRVAAYERKLAEEANEGLNLGLAMRHYVHTLRYDPRDGEAAAALARLLVQAGDTDRARGFLQRTFDATRSLSEPHTAVERAARDLGITLR
- a CDS encoding sigma-70 family RNA polymerase sigma factor produces the protein MRITPTYPELISAGAAELTLGDRVSGLDPLVRRAQEGDAGAFRELFALHKDRVASIVFRFLGQSSDVDDVVQEVFLHVHRSLPRFRGDSRFTTWLYRLTANVTKMHLRRRASRPRVVDVEVPDLPRHAEPPEGPDDALARQLRVRALYRLLERLSEKKRMVLVLHDLEGLPAAEIAEVVEAPIMTVRTRLFYARRDLYAMFEEEPTLASLVHELSAPLRGQPARRSETVSAVAEDES
- a CDS encoding response regulator encodes the protein MALKILAVDDSATMRTIMKMTFAGEDAEVLTVTNGDDAVTKAKAAVPDLVFADASMSGVDGYEVARAIRAEPSLAKTAVIVMASQHHPYDDAKGKACGVDDHILKPFDSKVVIEKANAVAAARRNAAPSVAAAAPAPVAAAPAPVAAAPAPVAAAPVAAAAAPKPPVPPQPRAAQPAAPAAPVAAAAPAPVAAAPAAAAASAVRPPRSTVAFDGGGPTAAVGHAAGPAPARSPSSTTLTAMPAPAPSAGAPAARVTAPSSDLASKLAGLGLSADQVAGVLALSREVIEQVVWEVVPELAETLIKEEIKRLTAE
- a CDS encoding tRNA (guanine-N7)-methyltransferase, giving the protein MSTPPPRRYDDIAPRAPEGEFALGALLPGDGPLELDIGFGRGNSVFERATLAPGSRLLACEIKAKLAYQVAERCQKRGYTHVRVLCGDVREILTRTTDHAVVQQVSVHFPDPWWKRRHTRRRVVGDELLDALGRLMVDDGQFFVQTDVPDRSQIYVDTLRAHPAFELVGTDGLIDANPFGARSNRELRAVEDGLPIFRVLARRIPRSVTPA
- a CDS encoding AgmX/PglI C-terminal domain-containing protein — translated: MSAHQPKWNALHALDQGQLSAEGERRLRAHLAGCPECTRAFAAMSLYAGAKAEVQQQRVGLAPDAWERLSRAIERDAAQVPAGEPAEEEDLASAYERISTEVRLTPAPPIAANMADRVLELRAREHQDRAWSWAATLAAAACFALATQLFGAGHVGHGGSRAPEVATHHAVPPETEASAPVVEAPALDIHVRAMSGTPRTDETPLRLGTRVQEGQRCETGEHDSAHFSVGENSGFALSAEGVAVVTRARLDGVLLTLERGALSSSVASGTPYSVLAPPYAFEVRGTRFSVARRTDGAVSARVAEGSVAVMRGGEVLALLGPGDEWSSAGAGFAPEPHVWSPRAGVTLHVPAPERSPFVSFEADSVIWDAHSDVVLTVREGASLRLTFFDARGRATSVDTRPVAEGSTIEAPVPSRLVRGHLPASVLSSVVRAHRGDLDFCVSRAVRMAARELGEVTLRLTITPEGVVSDVQLSGPGASQPLRACLSAKARTWAFPRPGGSLPVQTQMRLAISPH
- a CDS encoding polysaccharide deacetylase family protein — translated: MSMRSVLRRTSQALACATALGSGAALAHLTHAEAQSGTREWAPRQPITLTSSSRSRADRRMESPSQGATESGQELPLGVAPPPPDPFGEHLRDGMVMTGATRHRLLLFTFDDGPELRTTPTLLNTLDELGIKAVFFVNATRFDSDSPREVAQGELLKEILRRGHFLGNHTYHHVQLTDLDNEGIADELRKNEDHIFRITGGRPVLVRPPYGAFSPRVARTLSELGYTSMLWNLATGDTMVRTADDVAATFERVLRRQEREKGEYGGIVLMHDTHGWSIEGFPRIVAGLRQRNCELLASGEELYDFVDDPSVFYRYRGDASTDTLVPPVEPDPTWLEARQATLREETARRCGAVATRE